CAGAACCTGGTGGTCCGCCCCCACCCCACCCGTGGCGGCCACTACGAGATCGTGGCGGGGGAGCGCCGCTGGCGGGCGAGCGACCCGGAGGTGGCGGCGTCCCTGGCCCTGACCCCGGAGGAGGTCGCCAGCCTGGAGGGGGAGGCGCCCCGGACCCTGCCGTGCCTGATCGTGACGCTGGACGACGGGGAGGCCCGGCGGCTCAGCGCCGTGGAGAACCTGCAGCGGGAGAACCTCGACCCGGTGGACGAGGCGAGCTACCGCCTGCTGCTGGTGGTGGATGCGCTGGGCCTGGACGTGGGTGCCGGGGCCACCACCTCCAAGCTCGCCCAGGAGGTGGGGCGGCGGCTGCACGCCCTGCGGAACGCGCCCGACCAGTTTCCGGAGGAGACGGCCGCGCTGCGCCGGCTGTTCGAGCAGCTGGGGACCCTGACCTGGGAGTCGTACACCACCAACCACCTGCCCCTGCTGCAGCTGCCAGACGACCTCCTGACGGCGGTGCGGGAGGGGCGGATCGCGGGACGCAGCGCCCTGCTGATCCACCGCCAGGCCGACCCGGCGCTGCGCGCGGAGCTGCTGGACAGGGCCCTGGCCGGGGCCTCCCTCAAGGAGCTGACCGGTGTGGTCGACACCCACCAGGGCAAGGCCTGGCGCACCCTGGCCGCGGAGGTGCGGGGCCGCCTGGGCGCCCGCCAGCTCGACCGCCTGGACGGCGCGCGCCGAACGCGGGTGGTGGGGCTGCTTCAGCAGTTGCAACGGGAGCTGGATGGAGGCCCGCCGGAGGGCGAGGCCTGAGCCGGGCCCAGACCCTGCAGGGGAGGAGGCGCCCCGCGCGTCTCCTCCCTCAGCTGGGCCCCCGGGATCAGTCCCCGCGCTGGGGTTTGCTGCGGCTGCGGTCGTAACTCTGGCTCAGCGCGCGCTTGCGGGCCAGGGTCACGTCCGAGGCGAAGTCCAGGTCCAGGGCCTCCAGCGCGTCCAGCTCGGCCGCCACGGCCGGGCTCGCCGCGTAGGCCTGCAACCGACCGCGTTGCCGGACCAGGGTCTCCCGCGAACGCTCCACCGCTCCCCGGTCCGCGAAACCCACCGCGTCGCGCCGGGCCCACGCGGCGCGCAGCAACTGCTCGGCGACGCGCACCTGCGCGTTCTCGGGCAGGGCCGCCCACACCTCCGGGCTGATCACCGGCAGGCTCAGCTGCGCCCGCACCCGCCGACGGACGCCGTCCCGGCCGGTCCAGGCGAGGCGCACCCGCGTCAGTCCCAGATCCGGCTGGGGCGGCTGGGCGGGCACCTGAAGGGTGAAGACCAGCTCCACCGGGTGTCCGGCCACCAGGTTCGGGAGCTGCCGGCGGCCCAGGGCCG
This window of the Deinococcus aestuarii genome carries:
- a CDS encoding ParB/RepB/Spo0J family partition protein, producing the protein MAREDLLDGGLSRVAAQGTLRQLRREQLVPAPWQPRRSFDRSALLALARSVRAEGVRQNLVVRPHPTRGGHYEIVAGERRWRASDPEVAASLALTPEEVASLEGEAPRTLPCLIVTLDDGEARRLSAVENLQRENLDPVDEASYRLLLVVDALGLDVGAGATTSKLAQEVGRRLHALRNAPDQFPEETAALRRLFEQLGTLTWESYTTNHLPLLQLPDDLLTAVREGRIAGRSALLIHRQADPALRAELLDRALAGASLKELTGVVDTHQGKAWRTLAAEVRGRLGARQLDRLDGARRTRVVGLLQQLQRELDGGPPEGEA